In the Microplitis mediator isolate UGA2020A chromosome 5, iyMicMedi2.1, whole genome shotgun sequence genome, GTCGTTAAGTACGACAGGAGCCAGCGTATACTGAGGTAAATACAAACATACGAGAGTGATAATGCCGGAGTACGGTCCCAAGGACCCGAGCGCATATTTTTCGGTGTGAATCTAATCCAGTTTGCCTGTAGCATGTCCGTCAAATGAATAAAGTTATGTAATTTAATCTAATATAATACTTGGACATACATATGTGTATACATAAGTAATTTATCTATTTGTAGGGTTTGGGATCAGTGTAATGTTGTCCAGGATTATCTTACTGTTTATGACGGCGGCTCAACGACAGACAGAGTACTAGTTCGTCTTTGTGGCGGTGACACAGTACCAGATATTGTCAGTAGTCGCAACACAATGCTTCTTGAATTTCATACATCACCCTATGACAATCCCTTTCATCCAGTTCCCTTATCCTTTCTACCGGGTTTTGAACTCGAGGTTCACGTTCTATTTGTCGACGATAAATCTCGCAGCTTTGTTAAAGAAAACTCGAattgtgatttttatataacgaGTTATGAGAATCCATTGGGAACACTTGAGAATCCAAAACATTCCCTACCGCCCAATACAACCTGTCGCTATCATTTTCATGGTAAGCCCAATGAAATAGTATGGATATCTTTTATCAAGTACTATTCTGCGAGCACCGATCCCCCGCCCGCCGCAAGCATCGATTCACTCAATAATGACGACGataccaataataataacaacgaCGAGTGTCACGCCAAGCTCATTATGTGGGACGGAGACCAGACCAAGCAGGATAAGCAGCAGTCTTATAAAAAGGTATGTATCCATTACAATGTCGCTTTCACTGGTTccataacttttaattaaaggTATAATGCATTGTGTGCATCATGTGTGTTGTAGAAAATACGGTTGATGGGACAATTTTGCAAGGACGAGATACCAGTATTATGTGACCACAGTCTTTTAAGAAATAGTAGTCGTCATACCCGTCCTTGTAGTCTTGCCGAGAGTTATGTTTCAACCGGGAGAGATTTAACTCTAGAGCATATTCTACGTCAGGGCAGTGCTCTTTATCCAATAAGCTTCGTCTTACGCTATGAATTCGTCCACAATTCAATGTCTTGCCATTTGGTTTTTACTTCCTCCTCTACATCTACATCTTCGTCTTCTTCTTCCGCCGGTGGATCCACCCGACATGATGAATCGGTGGTTAAGAAATCAACCGGAATATCGGGTAAATTTTCATCTCCAAAGAGCGTCTTTCTTTACGGTCGCGGAGGAGCACAAAATCTTAGCTGCGTATATCGATTTGAGGCGGAGCTAGATCAGAAAGTCGAGATATCTATTTCAAGAGCTTCCTTTGGCGATAAAGTATGCATGTCGTACGTGGATCCTCTGGTGAATAGATGGACATGCGATCGGCGTACATCAGAGGTTAAATTAAGTGGATACGCTGAGCTTGTTGTCTCGGAATATCCTTGGCCTGGTGTACAGCTTGTTCGTGATTGTTTCTGTTCAAATATTACCGGCAACACTGACAATGACAGTGCCAACAATAACAACAGAGTCTCACTTACCTCGCTAACGTCAAATATTGTTGAGCTCAGGTTTACAATAACACGTATGAATGTTACTCAAGAttacaatgatttttttttcgaaggaGAATATCGTTTTGTTTCAAACAATGTCCCAGTTGAGGACAATGATGACAGTGATGATAGCAGCAGAAACCACGACAACGACCACGACGACGACATCATCAACAAcggcaacaacaacaacaatgaCAATGTGGAACAGAAGCTACAGAAAAGACAGCAACAGCAATCACGTCGTCGATGCCCATCGCGATTAGAGGACCGAAGACTTCGTGGTACTAGTGGAGAAATATCACTGAAAAGTCCTCTATTGTCTGTCAGAAATTACGACGGAAGCGATTCTGGCGACGGTACTGCTGATGTTGCGGCAGTTGAAGAAATTCTCAAAAACACCGAAGATCTTACGGCGACGGCTACTGCAACCCAGCAGTGTATTAATGAGCCCTGGTTAATTGAGCCAGAAGATCCGcggattaattatatatatttacgtaCTACGGGTTTTGCAATAAATGCTGATAATATTGCTGATTGTACTACGCTCAATAGGATAATTGTTTACTCAGCAATAAACTCCAAAGAGAGAAGTGTTATTTGTCCAGAAACAACCAGGAGTAATCGCGatggcaataataataatagtgataatgataaagttCATTCTAAAACTGTCGAGTTTTTTAGCGGCGGATGGAATCGTACGTCCTCGACAATTACCGCTGACGGAATCTCCACATTTGTTCCTACCTCGGCACTAGCCCAGCAACACGCGAGAAGTTTTGTCGTTGAATTTATCCAGAAAGAACCGGGCACTTATTCCGTAATGTGGATTGCCATTTCAAAGAGTGCTCGGGCTGCCACGGAGACTCATTATTTCAGTCCCGATGGTGACAACAATGCTGCCAATATTTACTCGGTGGTCCCTCCGATTGAAGACTGTCCGTACAGGtacaaatttacaatttattactACTTTATacgacaattaattattaaaacaaactACTAATTATCATTGTTTGCTGATTACTGCTTACAGATGCCCGGAGATAAAGGCCTGCATAAGTTCGGTCTTATGGTGCGACGGAATAAAACACTGCCCGTCAGGTTTCGACGAGGAAGAGATAAATTGTTCATACAGATTCGGGGTTACTCTGCTCTACGTCGCCGTGGGGGCAGGAATACTGGGAGTATTTCTTGTCATTCTTCTGGCAACCGGTTGCCTCAAATACTGCGTATACCGGCACAAAATGAGGacaaagaagaagaagaaaaagaagaaaaacagTTTGAATTCGCTAAATGTCAACAACATCCACGTTAATCACATGCATCACCATCATAATAACGGATTAACGAGTAGCAGTCAATTGCAAAGCGGCGGCGGCGGTACCGGAGGCCAATACAATATCACTAGTCATCCACAGGATTTATACAGCAATGATAATTACGGTAAAGATAGCATCTGTTGACAATACGCCATAGCTAATGTCGAAACAAccgtataaattattattattattaattatcatcaataaCTCATCATATTATTCCATGATAGTTCTAAACACAAAGCAATGatcattcaattatttattttaaattttaaatctgtcGATAGGCGATAgcgcattattattattaactatataaatataaatatatatatataatatacataaaagtggaatagaaaaaattttattgaataatagttattttttcttatcgagataattaaataaatataataatatttgcaATACATAAGCCGGCTATTGAGTGGAATATATCGAGGCAACTAATTGCGACACCAGCGCATTTGGTTCGTTAACGTACATACCAATTTATTAAGCTTTTGTacattatacatataaattcttaaatcCGTATGAcggaaaaaagaatttaaaaaaaaaactaaataaaatatgtgccaaaataatattttacagatTGTCGTCACGAGCCTTTCGGGCATAACGACTGCagaataatatattgtataccGTACTAacttgatttattaaatattcgcGTGTAAGATTAatgttttaatgaaaatagATTGTCATTATATCAATGGATTATAAGAAGAAACAAATGGaggttaaatataaataatataaaagctgaataaaattttaataaacaagtaatattatattaatacgATTAATATATAAGATTTAGATGCTATATTTGGTTGTGAGTGAACTAGTTTAAGTCTGTGAGTGTAGAAGAATTAATAagagttaaagaaaaaaatttaaatggtatCACGCTcaactgtaaattattattacgaataattatttgatatataaCCAACGGAGGGTTAATTAAGAATAgcgatttattaatataatataaatttaaatgtgaaTCGAATACTTAATAAAAGCAATCAAGACTGCGCGCGTGCGACaagctaataaaattaatatatttatttgggaACTGCCCTAGGACCAAACAAACTCTTAACTCGTTcaaaaattacgattttttatcCTTCATTTTTAAACCTTTACATTCAAGTCATTCGTTTACGAGGTCCAATTTTACTTTGCGTTTATTGTGTAGCCACGATTTAGTGCAATAGACCCATCgactaattattcaaaaggagTAAAAGTTCGAGTAACTGTATGgacgaatatatatatatatatatacacatataaatttgggaattacaaataattcgatGCGCGCGCAACTTCAAATGATGCGCCGTCGTAGTAGCAATCGACTTTTGATTTATTTCGCTGGCAGCTCAACACAAATACGTAATAAATGCACACTAACACTAGTGTCCATACCCACACGctcgataatatatatatatacatatatttgttgTATGgttgtatgtatgcatgtatataATTGAAATGCGAACACAAGATCCCGCGCATGCTGTGATAGAATTAAGCGCGTGTCAACAATCTGagtatgtatttgtatatatgtatatatatttatatatatagatatacagatatatatacTAAAGAGAAGAGAACTTGATTTATTGCATCGCGTTAATGGTATTTACCATTACCATTTCCATTACTACATTTATAGTAACCAGTCGTTGCCGCGCCGCTACTGTTAGTAGATATGATGAATGTACGTGACAATTGCACtgcaagtaaaaaaaagtaaaatttaaaatcggcTTGATATAAATTAGATTTGAaggtattttttttagcaGATTGCAGAGAAAACATTCatgttatttttcattttttaaaaatcgatccactcgatttaaatatttgtagtTGCAGTAACGAACTCCCTATATACGAGTATCTGCGTGTTATTACTCTCtccaatttattttactacactACAATCTACGgactatatttttaaatataataaatattaataattaatatagacGACTATtgtattattgataatatatttgcTAATGTATAGAgtgatatatattataaattatatctcGATTGTTAATAtctattatttaagtatttatttatttactgtgaCATCTGTACGgctgtttattttttacggctgttaatttttataccaTCGTAGTTGTGTGAAATatagtattttaatattaataataatcgtaatGATTAATGACCCTTGtggttttaaataataagtaaataaaaaatatcatgataatgataaggaataattaataaacgcaCCGTGATAggcaattatatatatatacatatataaatatatatgtaacacATGCATGTACCTATAGCACAATGAGTTTGTATTTTGTAGATGAATTGCGCGCGCGATTATTTCaggacatttttaaataaatagttttaatgataatgataataaagagtaagataaaaaaaaaataataaataaaacagtgAATATTTGAGTCAGCGTGTGGCCTTGATTCAAcgatcatttttaatataaattaataaaaaattatttataacaacacAATACTTATGTGATGTACTGTAATATCCGTGtttatagttttaataaaatattacagcgttaaaaaatattgaaatttttatttttattactattgttactgtttcctttttttatcatcataacttatatacattttaagtGTAACGGGGGAGGGATGGTTATTATTAGATGTGCTTTTGTTTTATGCATGTGTCTCATAATGTGCGCGTGTGTCCAAGGGTTACGTACGATATGTCCAATAATAATGAAGATAATGACAGTGATTTTAAAACACCACCCTCGAGAGTACCCCAGCTGACGGGGCTTTCAGATGATGATCATCATGACGCTGATGAAAGCGGGCTTGGGGTTCCCGCCTGGGATGTTTTGTCTAAAAGGTTTCCCAACACTGCTCATGTTTTATGCGAATTAAATGAGGTTATCAATCATTCCCGAATTACTCTCTCGGAGTTTAGAAGAACTGTTTCTTCTTTTAAAAtgggtaaataaaataaaataaaataaaattatattacaagTCTTATCtgacgtttattttttaacagtaaattattttgcagataaaaatgataattctCGGGTAGGGGAGTGTAAAAAACTAagtaattgtaaattattcaCACGAGATGCCAGTGTTTcaagtaatatttatatttttttgtcttatggtttatttgaatacgagtttttatgtttattgtAGCCATTGAAACGCAAACTCCAGCAGAAGATATTGAGCGGGATGGTTTAAAAATGagtgattgtaaaaaattaatgaaagacGCTAGTGTTTATAGTAATATTGATTACGTGCCGGAAGGTTTATCAATGGGTTCTATAGAGAACGATGACGATGATGAGGATAAAGACTGCGGTAAAAAGAAACCACTGTTTTCTTCGTTCTCGtctcttttttttaactcctgCTCGTACGATCTAAGATATTCAAGGGAAAATACTTTTTCAGCTTCGATAAACGCAGTTGgtatattaaaattgtttaatcAGGTTGAGTAGGTTTTTTTGTTACGATTcaattaaaactttgaaatttccatTCAGGAGATGAAAGTAAAGTTACCGAGTCAATGTATCGAACTGAAAAAGCTCATCCGCTTGTTAAGGATTCGGAATTAAAGTCCGCTAATAAAAGTACTCCGTTCGCGAAACACACGGAAGCAATTAAAAGTCGCGAGTCGAGCGGTAGTTCGGATCAAGACTACAAGGGAGCAGAAATATTGACTCCGACAATAACGACCAAGGACGCGGTATTCAGATCGGTCGAGCCAAGAATATCAACGCCAGTGAATGATAAATTGATAACGGCCATTAGGGAGCCTACTTCACCCCAACCAGAAAGTATCCAGTCACGTGAGACTTGTAGGCTGTCTACTCGAATAGATGAACCACAACAAAATTATGTACTAAATAATCCATCCATCCGACGTCGAGCTTCGCGAGCCTCTTCAATTCCCATCAGTCAAAAtgccaaaagtatttttattataaatattttattagttcaCTCACTCAAGTAATTTATACATCTATACATATCACTATCGATTTTTCTTTCCTTCAGTAtcgccgaaaaaaaaatcacgtaTCCCCAGAAAATCGCCTTCCAAAGATATATCATAATAAGTATATcctataaattcatttaaaactcaatactttttaaatctACACACAATTTACTAGATACATTTTTCGGATGATGTCCGGCAGTTTTCAAATAGAACTTAATTTTCTACTTGAAGCTCCACTGGATACTGAAGactgaaaaaagtttaagaaGTCTTTTCATCCCTCCTCCGGCTTGCTAATTCGTGATTACCAATCAGttggtattaataattaagctCGAAACCTTTGGAAGAAACTTGATAGTAGAAGTTAATGAGGAGCCTGGTATAAAAGGACGCTTTGAACCTTTTGGTCTTTAGTTAGCGAACTTACAGAGCGTGTTTGTTGAacgagtttaaaatttttaaaatcatccgaaaaaatttttttaaaataaataataatttataaataatcatgGAATTTTAGTAACGATCCAGGGCAGCTTTCCTGTCTTTTTGAAGGCCCAGTAGTCGTAAGCAAGTTTTCCgataatgaaaacaattatAAGTGCTAAGATGACATTCAAGATGTCGAGTGGGTAGAATGACAACCAACTTTCTTCATCATAAATTATACATATTTCCGTTCTAGTTAAATCCTTAATaggtttatttaaaattttattatgttcGCTGCTGTATAAAGATGACGTTGAGTTGCATCTAACATCATTTATATCTTTGAATATgtttgtatatttaattaaaagatcctgaaaataatttatcttattagctgacaatttaatttaattggcagttgataatttatttataaatttacttggAACCCGGGGGTGAAGAAGCAGTCACACGTCCAAGGATTGTCGCCCAGAAAAACACTGACGGCAGTTACGCTGTTGTGCAGAGCGTTTTCTAGAGCGTAAGTCGGTaactaaaatataattattattgcggtcaattaataatcaatttatccactaaaatttactttacGTAATATCGTTATTTTTACGTCTGTTAATTTGTTCCCTCGAAGACTGAACAATCGAAAGTGCTCGAGCCAATAAGAACCGTCTAATTGAGCAATTGATCCAATTAAATTATCGTCTAAATAAAGATCGAGAACTTGTCTATAAACGGGATTCTCCACAAGAGGACTAAGATCGCTGATCTAAAGACAGAGAAACATTTAATTGCACTCGTGAGATAAAAAAGGGGAAATAAATTACCTGGGGTGAAATGAGCctccgaatttttttattaaattttatcaaaatagacttgaataatttgagtataatttttttatagctcattttgccccagatttgaattttttaaaactccatAACAGATTTAAAGTTCACTATCGATATTTTACAgtgatatttatattcaaaatatataaataattaagagaaGACcacaaatggaaattttattcacgGAACTTGTGGTGACCATCGTTCCCTTATTcataaaactaataataaaataccttATTGCCAGTAAGATAAAGTTTCGTCGTATTTTCTGGTATAAATTTAGGCATCTCAGTAAGACCCAGAAAGCTACAATTGACGGTAATAAATGCCATGAGTTGTGATCTCTGATGGAAATTTTGCTCCCTTCGGTTAAAATGCCCTCCAATTACGTACACCAATTCGCACTCACAGGGAGTTTGTTGACATTCTTGTTTCAGAGTCTGccttgaataaattaaacccaacttttattatttttattacaaccataaaaagctcaaaattttaatacaaaagtATTGCGCCTTCTTACCGTTATTATGCTAATCACTGCGATAAGAGAGCGACTTGCATAGGGCTCAGTGCAGTCCAATTTATCTCTATCAACAATTCTTTTTATCAGAGAAgaataattttcatcatttattatCCAAACCATATTTTCGTCGCATTTCCAAGGATTACCAGCTAAATAAACAGAATAATCGAGTGCCTGTGTCAACGGCGACGACGACAGCACTTTCGGATTAATCACTGTCAATGAATTATTCCTCAAGTCTACACTACGTAACGccggtaaatttttaaagcagTCGTCTGGCAGATAACGGAGTTTTGTTCCGCTGAtatgaattctctggaaattcaaaattgcaattaaacttttttttttttttctattaaatttagtCGAATTATCGGgtaataaatgatataattatatagattaCTTCAAGTTTAGTAGCTTCTGCAGGGAATGCATTAGTGATTTTGGTCAAATTACCATCGACTATAATCAGCTCACTAACATTGTAGAATTTACTTAATATTCGATTTGCgttgaataataattgtgatgtgTTACAAATCGTTAATAACCAGACGTCATTTGCGCTGccgaaataattgataattaaagcGTGTGCGCACAAATCAATTAATACTAATTATATTACTGTGTCGGCTATGATGATActgattttgattttgattttgattCTGATTCTGATGTTGATGCTAatgattatgataataatgaacATGTGCgggtacatatatatacatatatatatttactttactCCCAGTTcattaaaatagtaattatcgTAACGATTATTGCCCCAGCAGTATAACTGATGAGTGTTGTTCTGTATAAGACAATTTGAGGCTGCATTGTGTCTCTCCGCAATTGTCGGGTTGCATGCATTCATTTTATCGCTCAATGCCATTGTCGAgctaataaatatcaaaagtaAGTAGCACacctggaaaaaaatatttacgtcAGATTCTGAGATAACGTTTTTTTCGAGTTTTGTTTTAAGACTGAATAAAACGTTTTTAATAAATGGTGATTGTCTATATAGAAGACAGTGATATCACTCGAGAGTTGAGACAATTGTCGGAGTATTTGTAAGAGAAGTTAACATGACGCTTAGTTACACTCGCTATCTCGACTTCTAATGCTCGAGTttgcaaataaattatttagtgtATTATTCAGTCGTGAATTGCACCGAGAgtgtaatataaatatatatcacgtCTTATTTAAATACGCAGGCGCATATTGTTCTTA is a window encoding:
- the LOC130668799 gene encoding uncharacterized protein LOC130668799, yielding MLVIRRLLIAAVLTASIGHYPAAATTGNKIGGMWWWWRPPWFISYLGFALIFHSTPGVASYHIAVTTSSSSSHKADIATAGCRLSEFRCDNSHCIAQDKFCDGEDDCSDKSDEPKYCSPCNRTLYGDVGRTYEVEVRRPREDRLPFICHINFTAAGGDFGDLVQLTFDTFTVGRFLSFTNQGCPDGFMMIREEGRPATGGQWCGSAWGYTVYYSETASINLTLYLGRLSEQGIGYNFDFKLSYKFLKRSEAHLRYGNNTMSTWRGDLVNGTYCDRVLTRCDTRACRLQSPNYPGVYPRNVTCYYRIEHKRAPPGHRALLAVNQRNSHKIHIKDQVVKYDRSQRILRVWDQCNVVQDYLTVYDGGSTTDRVLVRLCGGDTVPDIVSSRNTMLLEFHTSPYDNPFHPVPLSFLPGFELEVHVLFVDDKSRSFVKENSNCDFYITSYENPLGTLENPKHSLPPNTTCRYHFHGKPNEIVWISFIKYYSASTDPPPAASIDSLNNDDDTNNNNNDECHAKLIMWDGDQTKQDKQQSYKKKIRLMGQFCKDEIPVLCDHSLLRNSSRHTRPCSLAESYVSTGRDLTLEHILRQGSALYPISFVLRYEFVHNSMSCHLVFTSSSTSTSSSSSSAGGSTRHDESVVKKSTGISGKFSSPKSVFLYGRGGAQNLSCVYRFEAELDQKVEISISRASFGDKVCMSYVDPLVNRWTCDRRTSEVKLSGYAELVVSEYPWPGVQLVRDCFCSNITGNTDNDSANNNNRVSLTSLTSNIVELRFTITRMNVTQDYNDFFFEGEYRFVSNNVPVEDNDDSDDSSRNHDNDHDDDIINNGNNNNNDNVEQKLQKRQQQQSRRRCPSRLEDRRLRGTSGEISLKSPLLSVRNYDGSDSGDGTADVAAVEEILKNTEDLTATATATQQCINEPWLIEPEDPRINYIYLRTTGFAINADNIADCTTLNRIIVYSAINSKERSVICPETTRSNRDGNNNNSDNDKVHSKTVEFFSGGWNRTSSTITADGISTFVPTSALAQQHARSFVVEFIQKEPGTYSVMWIAISKSARAATETHYFSPDGDNNAANIYSVVPPIEDCPYRCPEIKACISSVLWCDGIKHCPSGFDEEEINCSYRFGVTLLYVAVGAGILGVFLVILLATGCLKYCVYRHKMRTKKKKKKKKNSLNSLNVNNIHVNHMHHHHNNGLTSSSQLQSGGGGTGGQYNITSHPQDLYSNDNYGKDSIC
- the LOC130668802 gene encoding uncharacterized protein LOC130668802 is translated as MSNNNEDNDSDFKTPPSRVPQLTGLSDDDHHDADESGLGVPAWDVLSKRFPNTAHVLCELNEVINHSRITLSEFRRTVSSFKMDKNDNSRVGECKKLSNCKLFTRDASVSTIETQTPAEDIERDGLKMSDCKKLMKDASVYSNIDYVPEGLSMGSIENDDDDEDKDCGKKKPLFSSFSSLFFNSCSYDLRYSRENTFSASINAVGDESKVTESMYRTEKAHPLVKDSELKSANKSTPFAKHTEAIKSRESSGSSDQDYKGAEILTPTITTKDAVFRSVEPRISTPVNDKLITAIREPTSPQPESIQSRETCRLSTRIDEPQQNYVLNNPSIRRRASRASSIPISQNAKSIFIINILLVHSLK
- the LOC130668801 gene encoding protein singed wings 2 isoform X2 translates to MALSDKMNACNPTIAERHNAASNCLIQNNTHQLYCWGNNRYDNYYFNELGVNANDVWLLTICNTSQLLFNANRILSKFYNVSELIIVDGNLTKITNAFPAEATKLERIHISGTKLRYLPDDCFKNLPALRSVDLRNNSLTVINPKVLSSSPLTQALDYSVYLAGNPWKCDENMVWIINDENYSSLIKRIVDRDKLDCTEPYASRSLIAVISIITTLKQECQQTPCECELVYVIGGHFNRREQNFHQRSQLMAFITVNCSFLGLTEMPKFIPENTTKLYLTGNKISDLSPLVENPVYRQVLDLYLDDNLIGSIAQLDGSYWLEHFRLFSLRGNKLTDLPTYALENALHNSVTAVSVFLGDNPWTCDCFFTPGFQDLLIKYTNIFKDINDVRCNSTSSLYSSEHNKILNKPIKDLTRTEICIIYDEESWLSFYPLDILNVILALIIVFIIGKLAYDYWAFKKTGKLPWIVTKIP
- the LOC130668801 gene encoding protein singed wings 2 isoform X1 → MRTIRKSTQPAVDYSDKYVCYLLLIFISSTMALSDKMNACNPTIAERHNAASNCLIQNNTHQLYCWGNNRYDNYYFNELGVNANDVWLLTICNTSQLLFNANRILSKFYNVSELIIVDGNLTKITNAFPAEATKLERIHISGTKLRYLPDDCFKNLPALRSVDLRNNSLTVINPKVLSSSPLTQALDYSVYLAGNPWKCDENMVWIINDENYSSLIKRIVDRDKLDCTEPYASRSLIAVISIITTLKQECQQTPCECELVYVIGGHFNRREQNFHQRSQLMAFITVNCSFLGLTEMPKFIPENTTKLYLTGNKISDLSPLVENPVYRQVLDLYLDDNLIGSIAQLDGSYWLEHFRLFSLRGNKLTDLPTYALENALHNSVTAVSVFLGDNPWTCDCFFTPGFQDLLIKYTNIFKDINDVRCNSTSSLYSSEHNKILNKPIKDLTRTEICIIYDEESWLSFYPLDILNVILALIIVFIIGKLAYDYWAFKKTGKLPWIVTKIP